The window GTAGGGTTTTCTGTCTCTTCATCCACTATAACCTCCTTTTGCTTACGAGGGTGTCCTAGCCCCTTCTTTTGTCTGACCATGGTAGTCGTTGGCTTATGAGGGTCCCACCAGGCATGCAAAAATGTGTTGGTGGAGAAAACTCAACACTTACACACAAGGGTACACGCACGTGGTGAAAATAGTGCTGgtgtgccagaacctttgcacAGGCTCAAACGAGGCTGGTATGGCCTGTTCTAATTTCTAACCAGGTGGTCAATCTCCTTCTTACCGGAGTAGCTCtatggtcttttgggttaagccaatgACGTAGGTTGCAGTTGAAGGAAACTAGATAGATCGTAATCAAAAGAAGATGACGCACATCAAAACTAAGATAACAAGAAACCAGAGATAGCAGACTGAAAATAAATTGTTGGGAAAAcatcttccccctcccctctaagtatccataatatcaacccactgcccaagttttgaataatgataatgccctcccctacttttaaAAGATACTATCAACCATACCCTAAGTGGCTAACGATGTTAAAACAGCAGTTCAAATGATGATATTAAcctcatacttttttttttccttcttctaattttttaactttttctttccttcaacacagatctcctcttcttcctctctgtgtttcttcctcttcttcttcctctagcaCCACCATCATTGCCACCACTGCCGCCGCCGATCCTCTTCCACCACTAGCACCACCACCGCCGAAAGACAAAACAGATCagataaaccctagatctgGATAGTAAAAACAAATGACCTGATTAGTGAAAACGATGAGATCTGGACCACCATTAGGGCCTCAATCAAGAGCCCTCTCAGTGCACCATCAGTACTCCTGAAGGGTCTCACCCTTCCACGTAAAAACGGCAGCACTATCATAAGCGATGGCGGCAACGGCATGATCCTGTGTAGAGAAAATGTTGCGGGAGCACCAACGAACCTCAGCACCTAGAGCAGTTAGGGTTACGATGAGAACGGCAATTTGAATGGTCATGTGAAGAGAACCAGTGATCCTAGATCCTTTAAAGGGTTGCGTAGAGCCGAATTCGGTTCTGCAAGACATCAAACCAAGCATCTCGACCTCGGCGAGCTCGATCTCAAGGTGACCGAAATCGGTTCTTAAGAAGGGGATTAAGTTTGAAGCATGTTCTACGCTCACTATGGAGATCTCGTCGCTAACCTCCTTCTGGGTTTCACTCTTCTCTGGTTGCCTCTGACATTAGCGGCTGTTTCAAGGGCTTTCTTTCTGAGATACAGGTTCACCAATTTGAGAGTCACAATTATTTCAGGTCTACTGGTCCAAGACCGGAGTGATTTTTCTTACAAAGTGATCAAGGATGTTAAAGTGGTGCCACGTTTTATAGGAGAATGGGGTGATATTGTTATTACTCTGAAAGATGGGACGAAGGTGCAGAGTGTACCCAAATTTAGGGAAATTGTCGATTACGGCCTCTCCATGGCTGATAAATCTCCGGTTTCGGAGGTGAAGGAAGCTACAATTAAAGGATTCTGATTCATTTGGTCATAGAAACCTCCTCTTTAAGCTATcaagttatttcttttcttaaaatCAGAATTCTCATCCAACCTGATGAGGTCTTCTCTGCAACAAGCGGAACCATTGCCATTGCTTCAAAGcacaaaaaagaataaagaaaaattttagatCTGAAGCACACAAGAGATCCAATTTTCGATTGCTTACTTTCTAAGTTGAACTGCGCATAATGGAGATCAAAACCAACCGGATTCGTGGTGGACAGATGGGTTAGGTCATTGGTTgctggagaagaagaacaagggaagagggcaaaattggaataaaatacTTAAGGGTAATCcggggttttagaaaaattggaaatacccacgtcatcacttaatgacattttttaaccattaggatacggttgatagaatctttcaaaagtaagggaagacattatcattattcaaaacatGGGTATTAagttgatattatggatacttagaggggagggggatgatatttttccTAAATTGTATTCATCATACCAGTTGTGGACATGGGCCCCAAGAACGAATCTGTGCCACCCCCAAAATCAAGATATAACCATACATGTTTCCGAgataaaaacaaaggaaaaacaaaagaaaaagaataaaataagctTTTGGTGTTTGTCAAGTGTGTTTTGATGTCTTTTTCAGCTTAGGTCTCTGTCTTTTATAGGAGAAAGTCTCCCTCCCACGTCCCTTATGAGTAGTACTTCCATATTCCTCTTCCTTAAGGTTGCTTCTCTTTTCGACCATTGCTCATTTGCCACGTGTCTCTAGATAACCCTCATCTCCTGTTGTTCACTGACATGGTTAACACCACTTCTTATAACTACCAGCGCCTACTAATAAGGCATCTGTGTCACCTGGTCGTGTACTGGTCGGTCATGACTTGATTTTGTCCAAGTACAACCTGGTCATTACGTAGTCAAACCTGATCCTGGTTCTATGGCCCCATTCGCAAACCCGGTCCATTCTTGGCCATCCCAATTAGGGAGTAAACAGGCATGCAAAAAGAGGGATttcaagaaatagaaagagatggGCAGATCAGGAAGAGCGAATTGAAATTTAACAGAGAAAAACGGGGAGACTATGATATTATATCTCCCTCAGTTGAAGAATGGCCGatggattgattgattgatgtgTTTGTTATCCCAGCCGAGATTGTTGGTGGGAAATAGTAATAACATGAACGAATGAAATCGTAACTCCTAGTAAAAATGGGAATCCCTGGCCTTACTTCTGAAAAGTGTAGTAGCAGAGGCATGGACAGAAGCAGTCAGAGGGGAAAGGCACCTGTGCGTCTTCTTCGCATTCCAACGACGATCATACCTGATGATCGTAAGAAGAGAAAGGGGTTTGGAATGCAGCACAAAATCTTCTTGCCCTACAAATAGCAATACAACTCCAGACAAGTATGCATTTAATGTAGCAGCATTAAGGAGGAGACactaatgaaataaatataataaaaacaaCCGCTCTGTTCTGTTTGTTCTGTTTAATCTGATTAATAGATAGTTCACAATGGAGTATACTCTtaccccaaaaaatatatattttgtatttcttttttctttttatgtacAAACAAATCTTTGGCTTTTCGAGAGAGGATTATCAAATTTGGGGTGTTTCAAGGAAtggttcatttttggttaataGTGCCTAGCATTTGCTATCAATGGCTAAATGAGATGATGGATTGTCCATCATCGGTAAGGAGCCACCCTTGGCATTGTATGTTGAACCAAGTTTGAAAACAAATTGGGAATTATTTAATACCCCGAATGTGAGAAATCTCTTATGAAACATTTGTGCACGGGGTATTGCAACTTCGGAGGCCCTGAACCATAGACGAATCAAGGTTGAGCATCTTTGCCAACGTTGTTGGTCCAATGTAGAATCTAGTGATCACATTTTTCTCCAGTGTTCTGCACGGtcagtttggtttggttgtAGCCTCTCCGTCACTTATCCGAAATATTAATGACTACACTACACACCGTTAGATCCAAGATTGGAAAGCTTTCCTGCAACATGGCAATAGTTTTTATAAGGAATCTTCATCTCTATGTGCTTTGTATTTATGGATTGCCCAGAATGACTTACTTTTTGGCCAACGTCGATGGACTCCAATGGAGGTTACTAGGGCAATGCAAAAGGCGAGGGGAGAGTTCTTGGGAGCATCGTCGTTTCCTTCATCCCCTCTAAGATCCCAAGCAACAATGGTTTCATTGACACAGGACCCcccttctgtttcttcttttaaGTTGAACTGCAATGCCTCTGTTCTCCCATATAAGAAGCAAGGACATTTAGGTTCTCATCAAAAATTCCCAAACCCGTTGCATCGTTGCGGCCTTTAAACCATGCCACGCATGGGATGTTCTTCTTAATGTAGCTTTGACAATTAGGCAAGGTCTTCTAGAAGCTATCTCAAAAGGATTTGCCAATTTAATTATTGAGACTGGCAATCAAGAAGTGATCTTGAACTTGCAATCAGGCTTTGTTTTTCTTCCTCTAGCAATTCAGTCAATTGTTAAAAATACTTTGTATCTCCATACTTATTTTGAGTCTTGGTGTTCCAAGAGCTAATAATGCTATTGCTGATGCTCTTGCCAAGAGGGTCTTGTCCTTAGCAAGGAGGACAATTTGGCCTTTATCCGATCCTTGCTTTGTTAATGGGAGTGTATCTTGCTCCTTTGAATAAATCGACTTTTTaccacaaaaaccaaaaaaaaaaaaaaaaaaaaaaaaagaaacaacctACTTTTGTTTGAAAAGTAGGTTCCAATATAATCAATACTCCTCTTATATAAAAGAATATTTTGCAAAAACCAATTGGTTGAAACACTAATATATGATACTACTAACTAATATTGTTttaatgtttaccaaaaaaaaaactaatactgttttcatggatttttatatataattggtCATAAGAATATATTTTTATCCCTCACATCCATCCATACACACACCTTACTAAAAGTGTTTATCATTCTACCATGTGCAAGTAgccaaatccttgaatttttTGAGGCATAAAATAATATCAAAAGAAGTCCTTAAATTAATCATGTATAACCTTGCATAatatgttgggttttttttttgttgaaatgcTTAATATGTTGCTTGTTTTGTAACTAATCCATCTAATTGAAGTTTATAAAAATAGATACCTAAACTTATATATCAAAAACCTTCCACACCAAATGATTACATCTAATACATTAATCAATTGATATTATTTTAATGGGAGAGGATTGTGTTGGGTTTTGGGCCCGATTAATGTGAATTGATTTATTGGGCAAACCTTGTACCGGGCCCACTTTAATATGGGATTGACTGACCAGTATATTGTGGGGTTAGACTAGGGTTAGAGGCTACTATTATATATTGCGCGCCCTTGGTCCCTACCGAATCCTAATTCAAAACATAATTTTCGCTCACGAGagttattgtgggaagttgagTGGGAAAGACGGCAGAAGACTTAGGGTTGGACTACTGGAGACAAGGAGGATATTGGGAGAAAGCTTGGGAGATTGAAGATTCACCTCTTGGTTCAAGCATCTTCACCATCTCTTGTGGATCTACTGCAAACGACGAAGCAGGTATGTGGATCCATCCCATCTCTAATTATTTATGTGATTGTATTCTAGAATAACATGAAGGCAAGATCCtgttaatttaatttaataattgAGTTAATGGAATCCCTAACAAGTGGCATCAAAGCCTACCTTCACGTTTTAGATCAATCAAtccttaaaaaaagaattaaaaattgggatttttCATTCTTGGGATTTGTGCAAACAGCACTCTGCCAAATTTTCCCAAGGTCGATGGGAGATTGAGTCATACATCTCATCTATTGATTTGACGACTTTCTCTatagagaaatagaaaaaggtTTCGGGTACAGATAGAGCGGGAATCTTTGGTTTGAGCGAAATTGCCCTACAAAGATCGAGGACGAAGATCTCGTTGCGACAGTCACATCAATATTTGGAACATTACCAGAATCCACTGGATTTGCCGCCTAAAAAAGCGTGTGAAGTCACGCACCTAAACCCGACGGCGGCGAGTCATCGCCGGGTTAACTCAAAAACCCTAGCGGGTTGACTCAGTGATCCGTCGATTCTATTATGGGTGGCCCGAAGTCAGACCCGGTCAAACCCAATTCAAGCAAACCGAATTGAACAACCTGACTCAAATCAATTTTGACTCGATTCAGTCAACAAACCTGAATGCCCGTTTGACTGACCCATTTGCCCATTGACTAGAATCTGGTTAACCTGACCAGAAAACCCAAATGCCCGACCTAAAAACCTGGTACTTTGACCTAACTATTGAACCGGTTTGGTTCAGTCCAACTTGGACTGTTTGGTCTGAATCGTCTGCTTTGTACCGAACCGAGCCACGATTAAGATCATGTGCCAACTTCCAAGGGTACGTGGAGGGATCTTTTGTGTgcggttttttttgggttgtctGAAATTTTGTAATCTACATTTTGATATATGATTTAGCCTAGTTTGATTTGAAATAGGCCTCGGTTTTGATGATTTTATGTCATTTTTGCTACTTCAAGTGCCTATTTGGGTTCTTTTTTAACATTAATGAGCATGGAACAGTAGTTAGGCTGATATGACACGTAGTGTAGATACATAATTGAATGTATGCATGATTGATTATAAACCCTCTTTATAATGATTTACTGCAATCTATAGTGTAGTATAGTGATATGGTAGGATGAGATTGAACCCACCAAAGTGGTAAGGTCTGATTCGATTGTAGTACATATGACCCAAGGTTTAATGTATGGGCAACACGGTGGATGGCTGATCACCCAAAGGTGATATCATAAAAGTAAATTTGAATGCATACAATGtagaaaaaacccaaatcttgaagtgactagtcacccaaaggtggtggtctcTTGAAGGCTAGAGTGGTCCCACAGTATTTTTTGCAAAGTAGGTGACTGATCAACcaaaggtgatgtcatcacaGTTTTGAGAGGACCATAACATTTCAAGATTAATAAGTTAGGAATGTAAACATGGTTGTAACTCTTATATGCTAGCTAGTTTATTTTGTTGTAACTAGCATGGTTTTGGCATTGGTTAAATGTCACAATTATGATCTTATGGTTTGATAAGAACTAGTGGTTAATTAGATATCTTACCAACAGGATGTCTTACAGTACTGGTATCTTAGATATCCATATGCTTACTAGTGACAACTTCAAGAGGTGGTTAGAAAAGATGGAAGCTTACCTATGTCTCAGGGACTTAGACCTCTGCCTTAGGGAGCCAAAACTTGCAGATCTGATTGATTCTAGCACCACTACTGAGAGGAATGACCACTCTTCTTGGGAAACTTCTAACAGGAAGTCTTTAGCAGTCGTTAAA is drawn from Telopea speciosissima isolate NSW1024214 ecotype Mountain lineage chromosome 1, Tspe_v1, whole genome shotgun sequence and contains these coding sequences:
- the LOC122649601 gene encoding uncharacterized protein LOC122649601: MFYAHYGDLVANLLLGFTLLWLPLTLAAVSRAFFLRYRFTNLRVTIISGLLVQDRSDFSYKVIKDVKVVPRFIGEWGDIVITLKDGTKVQSVPKFREIVDYGLSMADKSPVSEVKEATIKGF